In Bradyrhizobium erythrophlei, a single genomic region encodes these proteins:
- the cycA gene encoding cytochrome c-550 CycA, producing MKKLILSTVIVLASSAIVPAALAQDAAAGKSSFNKCLACHAIGEDAKNKVGPELNGLDGRKAGTVPDYNYSEANKNSGITWNEANFKEYIKDPKAKVPGTKMFFAGIKNEKEVNDLWAFISGYDKDGKTK from the coding sequence ATGAAAAAATTGATACTTAGCACCGTGATCGTCCTTGCATCGTCGGCAATCGTACCGGCCGCGCTGGCGCAGGACGCCGCCGCCGGCAAGAGCTCCTTCAACAAGTGCCTGGCCTGTCACGCGATCGGCGAGGACGCCAAGAACAAGGTTGGACCGGAGCTCAACGGCCTCGACGGCCGCAAGGCCGGCACTGTGCCGGATTACAACTACTCCGAGGCCAACAAGAATTCCGGCATCACCTGGAACGAGGCCAACTTCAAGGAATACATCAAGGACCCGAAGGCCAAGGTGCCCGGCACCAAGATGTTCTTTGCCGGCATCAAGAACGAGAAGGAGGTCAACGACCTCTGGGCCTTCATCTCGGGTTACGACAAGGACGGCAAGACCAAGTAA
- a CDS encoding alpha/beta fold hydrolase translates to MLPVLFAAALVILTLATQAGVVIFQHRFPAHGKPVEVAGATLNVLDIGPKEVSGPPIVLVHGASSNLEAMRRPLGDRLAARHRVILIDRPGHGWSSGSAMDNSTPAAQGRLIEEALNKLGVGPVILVVHSWAGALGARMAIDYPERVAGLVMLAPVTHPWEGGVGWYNALVAKPVIGPLLAYTITLPLGYFLTERGARAVFLPQVMPDDFVDDTATPLLLRPREFLANARDLVRLKQAVRDQVARYGEISAPTVIISGDVDKTVSTNIHSRPFAAAVANARLIVLPGVGHMVQNAATDLVVREIESIGTIGSPKPATASN, encoded by the coding sequence ATGCTGCCCGTGCTTTTCGCCGCCGCGCTCGTGATTTTGACGCTGGCGACACAAGCCGGCGTCGTCATTTTTCAGCACCGTTTCCCGGCGCACGGAAAGCCGGTCGAGGTGGCTGGCGCGACGCTGAATGTGCTCGATATCGGCCCAAAAGAGGTGTCAGGCCCGCCCATCGTCCTGGTTCATGGCGCAAGCTCGAATCTGGAGGCGATGCGCCGGCCGCTTGGCGACAGGCTTGCTGCGCGCCACCGCGTGATCCTGATCGACCGGCCCGGTCACGGCTGGAGTTCTGGCTCCGCTATGGACAACTCCACGCCGGCCGCGCAGGGGCGCTTGATCGAGGAAGCACTGAACAAGCTCGGCGTCGGTCCCGTAATCCTGGTGGTGCATTCGTGGGCCGGAGCGCTGGGCGCGCGGATGGCGATCGACTATCCCGAGCGTGTCGCAGGTCTCGTGATGCTGGCGCCCGTCACCCATCCCTGGGAGGGCGGCGTCGGCTGGTACAATGCACTGGTGGCAAAGCCCGTCATCGGCCCGCTGCTCGCTTACACGATCACGCTTCCGCTCGGGTATTTCCTCACGGAGCGCGGCGCGCGCGCGGTGTTTCTGCCGCAAGTGATGCCGGATGATTTCGTTGACGATACCGCGACGCCGCTGCTGCTGCGCCCGCGTGAGTTTCTCGCCAATGCCCGCGATCTGGTGCGACTGAAACAGGCGGTCAGGGACCAGGTAGCGCGCTATGGCGAAATTTCAGCGCCGACCGTCATAATCTCCGGCGATGTCGACAAGACCGTGTCGACGAACATTCATTCCCGGCCCTTTGCTGCCGCAGTGGCGAACGCCAGGCTGATCGTGCTGCCGGGCGTCGGTCACATGGTGCAAAACGCCGCCACCGATCTCGTGGTCCGTGAGATCGAATCCATCGGTACGATCGGATCTCCCAAGCCTGCGACGGCCTCGAATTGA
- a CDS encoding tetratricopeptide repeat protein, with product MATRFHLAILLAAIISAAPTASFAQDPKQKKLPDAPAKLPKVSADKTRGLDFLFGALKAAPDEASAKHVEGRIWAIWLQTPSDTVALLMTRAKTAMEAQNSDVALKLLDAVVKLRPDYVEGWNRRATLYYLRNDYAHSLADIEQVLAREPRHFGALAGLGMIMQDLGDEKRALDAFRKALAVNPHLDKVPDLVKTLTEKVEGRDI from the coding sequence ATGGCCACCAGATTCCATCTAGCCATTCTCCTCGCCGCGATCATCAGCGCGGCGCCGACCGCCTCGTTCGCGCAAGACCCAAAACAGAAGAAGCTGCCGGACGCGCCGGCGAAACTCCCGAAGGTTTCGGCCGACAAGACGCGTGGGCTCGACTTCCTGTTTGGCGCGCTGAAGGCGGCCCCGGACGAAGCCAGCGCCAAGCACGTCGAGGGGCGGATATGGGCGATCTGGCTACAGACGCCGAGCGATACCGTTGCGCTTTTGATGACACGCGCCAAAACGGCGATGGAGGCGCAAAATTCCGACGTCGCGCTCAAGCTGCTTGATGCGGTCGTCAAGTTACGTCCCGACTATGTCGAAGGCTGGAACCGCCGCGCGACGCTCTATTACCTGAGGAACGACTACGCGCACTCGCTTGCGGATATCGAGCAGGTATTGGCGCGTGAGCCGCGCCATTTCGGGGCGCTCGCCGGGCTCGGCATGATCATGCAGGATCTTGGCGACGAGAAGCGCGCGCTGGATGCCTTCCGCAAAGCGCTCGCCGTCAATCCGCACCTCGACAAGGTGCCGGACCTGGTCAAGACCCTGACCGAAAAAGTCGAGGGTCGCGACATCTAG
- the ykgO gene encoding type B 50S ribosomal protein L36, translating into MKVRNSLKSLRGRNRNNRLVRRKGRVYVINKVQRRFKARQG; encoded by the coding sequence ATGAAGGTCCGTAACTCGCTGAAATCGCTGCGCGGTCGTAACCGCAACAACCGTCTGGTCCGCCGCAAGGGCCGGGTCTATGTGATCAACAAGGTTCAGCGCCGCTTCAAGGCGCGCCAGGGCTGA
- a CDS encoding amidohydrolase family protein: MPKPKLPNLDDAVAIDIHTHAEEPCGLHGDDGYDDFQAQMASYFKSPNKHPPTVEETAAYYRAKKIAAVIFPVDAERETGFRRYNNDEMLQVAAENSDVLIPFASIDPHKGKLGVREAKRLMSEFGVKGFKFHPTMQGFYPNDRMAYPLYEAISDGGAIALFHTGQTGVGSGMPGGMGMRLKYSNPMYMDDVAVDFPDLKVILAHPSFPWQEEALSVATHKPNVYIDLSGWSPKYFPPILVRYINSILQDKMLFGSDWPVITPDRWLSDFAKLDIRDEIRPKVLKQNARKLLGI; this comes from the coding sequence ATGCCAAAGCCAAAGCTGCCCAATCTCGACGACGCCGTGGCGATCGATATCCACACCCATGCCGAGGAGCCCTGCGGCCTGCATGGCGATGACGGTTACGACGACTTCCAGGCGCAAATGGCCAGCTATTTCAAATCGCCGAACAAGCATCCGCCGACCGTTGAAGAGACCGCCGCCTATTACCGGGCCAAGAAAATCGCCGCCGTGATCTTTCCGGTCGATGCCGAGCGCGAGACCGGCTTCCGCCGCTACAACAATGACGAGATGCTTCAGGTTGCCGCGGAAAATTCCGACGTGCTGATCCCGTTTGCCAGCATCGATCCGCACAAGGGCAAGCTCGGCGTCCGCGAGGCGAAACGGCTGATGTCGGAGTTCGGCGTCAAAGGTTTCAAATTCCATCCGACCATGCAGGGCTTTTATCCCAACGACCGCATGGCCTATCCGCTCTATGAAGCGATCAGCGACGGCGGGGCGATTGCGCTGTTTCACACCGGCCAAACCGGCGTCGGCAGCGGCATGCCGGGCGGCATGGGCATGCGGCTGAAATATTCCAACCCGATGTACATGGACGACGTCGCGGTGGATTTCCCCGACCTCAAGGTCATCCTCGCGCATCCGTCCTTCCCCTGGCAGGAAGAGGCGCTGTCGGTCGCGACCCACAAGCCGAACGTCTATATCGATCTCTCCGGCTGGTCGCCGAAATATTTCCCGCCGATTCTCGTGCGCTACATCAACTCGATTTTGCAGGACAAGATGCTGTTCGGCTCCGATTGGCCGGTAATCACGCCGGACCGCTGGCTTTCGGACTTCGCCAAGCTCGATATCCGCGACGAGATCAGGCCGAAAGTGCTAAAGCAAAACGCGCGAAAACTGCTGGGCATCTAG
- a CDS encoding LysR substrate-binding domain-containing protein, whose amino-acid sequence MNFDIDCLRSFLFVAEAMSISRAAESVGRSQSTVSQQIAKLEAQVGRDLLTRRKGRVINLTSEGGKLVQYARRILQLNDEAYASMSDDVLTGSVRLGVPLDFFGRDFTTWLGRFRNRHPMVGLEIEANQSENLMKRSARGEFDLAFFKQPAGAKSGTVALREQLVWVSGPNYSPDATSPMPLILFPEGCAYRRCAIAALKDHKQPWHVSFVSPSFECLKSAAVEGMGITVLARALVTAPLRVVRHGVRLPQLPAVELAYSFGRRSNSRVVGELANYLIDSLTNVGAPRPPH is encoded by the coding sequence ATGAATTTCGATATCGATTGCCTGCGTTCGTTTCTGTTTGTCGCCGAGGCGATGAGCATCTCGCGCGCCGCTGAAAGTGTAGGCCGGTCGCAATCGACCGTCAGCCAACAGATTGCCAAGCTCGAAGCTCAGGTTGGCAGGGATCTTTTGACGCGACGCAAGGGCCGCGTGATCAACCTCACGTCGGAGGGCGGCAAGCTTGTGCAATATGCGCGGCGCATCCTTCAACTCAACGATGAGGCCTATGCCTCGATGTCCGACGACGTATTGACCGGCTCCGTACGACTTGGCGTGCCGCTCGACTTCTTCGGTCGCGACTTCACGACCTGGCTCGGGAGATTCAGGAACAGGCATCCGATGGTTGGCCTGGAGATCGAGGCCAACCAATCGGAAAATCTGATGAAACGAAGCGCGCGGGGCGAATTCGATCTTGCCTTTTTCAAGCAGCCGGCCGGTGCGAAGAGCGGCACCGTCGCCCTGCGCGAGCAACTGGTGTGGGTCAGCGGTCCGAACTATTCGCCTGACGCCACGAGCCCAATGCCGTTGATCCTTTTTCCCGAAGGGTGCGCCTATCGCCGTTGCGCGATTGCGGCGCTGAAGGACCACAAGCAGCCCTGGCATGTCAGCTTTGTCAGCCCGAGTTTCGAATGCCTGAAGTCGGCGGCCGTGGAGGGCATGGGCATCACGGTGCTGGCGCGCGCGCTCGTTACCGCGCCGTTGCGCGTAGTTCGCCACGGCGTGCGGCTGCCGCAGTTGCCCGCGGTGGAGCTGGCATATTCATTCGGCCGGCGCAGCAATTCTCGCGTTGTCGGCGAACTCGCCAACTATCTCATCGATAGCCTGACAAATGTGGGCGCGCCGCGTCCACCCCATTAG
- a CDS encoding DUF485 domain-containing protein — translation MARDEAALEAAHGLVRQLIAEKLKYLVPMTILFMTSYIGLTVLAGFARDLVGTRMIGSVNLGFFLIALNYLLSWILAIAYGYVAAGKFDVLAAIAATQASRAEAKR, via the coding sequence ATGGCTCGCGACGAGGCGGCGCTGGAGGCAGCGCACGGCTTGGTCAGGCAACTGATCGCCGAAAAACTGAAATACCTGGTTCCGATGACAATTCTGTTCATGACCAGTTATATTGGCCTGACGGTTCTCGCAGGCTTCGCCCGGGATCTTGTTGGAACCAGGATGATCGGTTCGGTCAATCTCGGCTTTTTCCTGATCGCGTTGAACTATCTGTTGTCCTGGATACTCGCGATCGCCTACGGATATGTTGCCGCCGGCAAGTTCGACGTGCTGGCAGCAATCGCGGCGACGCAAGCATCACGCGCGGAGGCCAAGCGATGA
- a CDS encoding solute symporter family protein yields MSPTLGIFVVILLITLAITYWAAKRTSTTADFYAADSRLTPAQNGFALAGDWCSAAAFLGFTGLTALYGMDGAFYALGPLVAFCTVLFLIAEPMRNTGKYTLGDIIRSRMQTRASLLAAIAGTVVVNFAYLMPQMAGAGVLVRLLTGISYDWAVVFVGVSMIVYVAFGGMLATTWVQIVKAVLMLSAGAIIMAMILAQVHFDPLALFADAEQKYSAKYLLPGNYLKNPFDQISLGLGYTLGLAGLPHVMTRFYTVPDAKAARRSVVWVMFLAGSFFAGTSLFGLAAADFVGQDAIRAADKGGNLALPLLAQYLGGGKGTLGGDLMLGFVAAVAVATILAVVSALTLSTSGAIAHDFYVNWVKHGEVEGTREVWIARVTAVVIGVLAIVLGILAQGVNVAVLVILAICVAASANFPVLILSLFWRRFNTGGVVGGMAVGLVSSVALAMIGPAMRGADALWPLVNPTIVSLPLGFLGAVLGTLIWGRDMKNEERFDAFLLQVHTGITSK; encoded by the coding sequence ATGAGCCCCACGCTCGGTATCTTCGTCGTCATTCTGCTGATCACACTCGCCATCACCTATTGGGCCGCGAAGCGCACTTCGACGACGGCTGATTTCTACGCAGCCGACAGCCGCCTGACCCCGGCGCAGAACGGCTTTGCGCTGGCCGGCGATTGGTGCAGCGCCGCTGCCTTTCTCGGATTCACCGGACTGACTGCACTCTATGGTATGGACGGCGCGTTTTATGCGCTCGGTCCCCTGGTTGCGTTCTGCACCGTGCTGTTTCTGATCGCCGAGCCGATGCGCAACACCGGAAAATACACGCTCGGTGACATTATTCGCAGCCGCATGCAGACGCGAGCCTCGCTGTTGGCGGCAATCGCCGGCACCGTGGTCGTCAACTTTGCCTATCTGATGCCGCAGATGGCAGGTGCCGGCGTGCTGGTGCGCCTTTTGACCGGCATCTCCTACGACTGGGCAGTCGTCTTCGTTGGCGTCAGCATGATAGTCTATGTCGCGTTCGGCGGCATGCTGGCGACGACCTGGGTCCAAATCGTCAAAGCCGTTTTGATGCTCTCAGCCGGCGCGATCATTATGGCGATGATCCTGGCGCAGGTGCATTTTGATCCGCTCGCCCTGTTCGCGGATGCGGAACAAAAATACAGTGCCAAGTATCTGCTGCCCGGCAACTACCTGAAGAATCCGTTCGATCAGATTTCCCTCGGACTGGGTTACACGCTGGGGCTTGCAGGACTGCCGCATGTCATGACCCGCTTTTATACCGTACCCGATGCCAAGGCGGCGCGGCGCTCGGTGGTCTGGGTCATGTTTCTGGCCGGCAGCTTCTTCGCAGGCACTAGCTTGTTTGGTCTCGCGGCGGCCGACTTCGTCGGACAGGACGCCATTCGCGCGGCGGACAAAGGCGGCAATCTGGCACTGCCGCTGCTGGCGCAATATCTTGGCGGCGGCAAGGGAACTCTCGGCGGCGATCTCATGCTGGGCTTTGTCGCTGCGGTTGCGGTTGCAACCATCCTCGCGGTCGTATCGGCTCTGACATTATCGACGTCCGGCGCGATCGCCCACGACTTCTACGTTAACTGGGTCAAGCACGGCGAGGTGGAAGGCACGAGGGAAGTGTGGATCGCCCGCGTGACGGCAGTGGTGATCGGGGTGCTGGCGATTGTGCTTGGCATTCTCGCCCAAGGCGTCAACGTCGCGGTGCTGGTTATCCTGGCCATTTGCGTAGCCGCGAGCGCCAACTTTCCGGTCCTGATCCTGTCGTTGTTCTGGCGCCGCTTCAACACCGGCGGGGTCGTCGGCGGCATGGCCGTCGGGCTTGTGTCATCGGTAGCGCTGGCGATGATCGGACCGGCGATGCGCGGGGCTGACGCGCTCTGGCCGTTGGTCAATCCGACCATCGTGTCGCTGCCGCTGGGATTTTTAGGGGCTGTGCTGGGCACCCTGATCTGGGGCCGTGACATGAAAAACGAGGAGCGCTTTGACGCTTTCCTGTTGCAGGTTCATACCGGCATCACATCGAAGTAG
- a CDS encoding haloacid dehalogenase type II — MTINAVVFDAYGTLYDIQSVAAVTEQAFPGYGDIITQIWRIKQLEYTWLRSLMRRYEDFSVVTRDSLAYTLRVLGLSYDATAFDRIMEKYLHLDLYPDASAALASLKGKKLAILSNGSSDMLNALVNNTGLDRVLNATISVDRKRVFKPAPEAYTLIEEILGARPDEVLFVSSNPWDACGAKSFGLNVAWIERVTPQAMAEACIKSDVVPPLTMFKALRTQMDELGVTPDHRIRALSELSGIVRQT, encoded by the coding sequence GTGACAATCAATGCCGTTGTCTTTGATGCCTATGGCACGCTCTATGACATTCAATCGGTCGCTGCCGTGACCGAACAAGCCTTTCCCGGCTACGGCGACATCATCACGCAGATCTGGCGCATCAAGCAGCTCGAATACACCTGGCTGCGCTCGTTGATGCGCCGTTACGAAGATTTCTCCGTCGTCACACGCGACTCGCTCGCTTATACGCTGCGCGTGCTCGGGCTGAGCTATGATGCAACAGCATTCGATCGCATCATGGAGAAATATCTCCATCTCGATCTCTATCCGGATGCGTCGGCGGCACTGGCCTCTCTCAAGGGCAAAAAGCTCGCGATCCTCTCCAACGGCTCCAGCGACATGCTCAACGCGCTGGTGAACAACACGGGATTGGATCGCGTGCTGAATGCGACCATCAGCGTCGATCGAAAACGTGTCTTCAAGCCGGCGCCGGAAGCCTACACGCTGATCGAGGAAATCCTCGGCGCACGCCCGGACGAGGTGCTCTTCGTTTCGTCCAATCCGTGGGATGCTTGCGGCGCCAAGAGTTTTGGCCTGAACGTCGCATGGATCGAACGGGTGACGCCGCAGGCGATGGCGGAAGCCTGCATCAAAAGCGACGTCGTTCCGCCATTGACGATGTTCAAGGCGCTGCGTACGCAGATGGACGAACTTGGTGTAACACCCGACCACCGCATCCGCGCTCTGTCAGAATTGTCCGGCATAGTGCGGCAAACTTGA
- a CDS encoding YbaK/EbsC family protein, which produces MSLESVRAFFAERAPEITVIESSKSSATVALAAEAYGVEPARIAKTLSLRVGEQVILIVASGTSRMDNKKVKARFGGKPKMLGLDEVADITGHEVGGVCPFGLKTPLPIYCDISLKDFDEVVPAAGSINSAVRIAPSLMAELVAAEWVDVC; this is translated from the coding sequence ATGAGTCTTGAGTCCGTCCGAGCCTTCTTCGCCGAGAGGGCGCCTGAAATCACCGTGATTGAATCATCCAAGAGCTCGGCGACGGTGGCACTCGCCGCCGAAGCCTATGGCGTCGAGCCCGCGCGGATCGCAAAGACCTTGAGCCTTCGCGTTGGCGAGCAGGTGATCCTGATCGTCGCCAGCGGCACCTCGCGGATGGACAATAAAAAGGTCAAGGCGCGCTTCGGCGGCAAACCGAAAATGCTCGGCCTCGATGAAGTCGCCGACATTACCGGACATGAAGTGGGCGGCGTCTGTCCGTTCGGACTGAAGACCCCGCTGCCTATCTATTGCGACATTTCGCTGAAGGACTTTGACGAGGTCGTGCCCGCAGCAGGTTCGATCAACAGCGCGGTGCGGATTGCACCATCGCTCATGGCCGAGCTCGTCGCCGCCGAGTGGGTCGATGTGTGCTAG